A genome region from Camelina sativa cultivar DH55 chromosome 10, Cs, whole genome shotgun sequence includes the following:
- the LOC104716722 gene encoding receptor protein kinase-like protein At4g34220 isoform X3 yields the protein MTSNRSNLLFSSVLFHLILVPTQLQALNTDGVLLLAFKYSILSDPLSVLRNWNYEDATPCLWTGVTCTELGKPNTPDTLRVTSLVLPNKNLSGSVTPDLFSLPHLRILDLSTNFFNGSLPDSVFNATELQNISLGSNNLSGDLPKSINSVINLQLLDLSANAFTGKVPPSLSLVKNLTVISLTKNSFSGDIPSGFEAAQVLDLSSNLLNGSLPKDLGGKSLHYLNVSHNKILGEISPGFAEKFPANATVDLSFNNLTGPIPTSPSLLNQKAAYFSGNQELCGEPLKTLCSIPSTLSNPPNSSETTPPAIAVKPRSSPPKDPLTESPNQTAKSKLKPSTIAAITVGDIAGLAIIGLLVLYVYQVRKRRRYPESSRFSFFKFCLEKNEAKKSNHHQTQSTAEVTVTDSPDAKAACGSCIILTGGRYDETSTSESDVENQQTVEAFSRTDGGRLKQSPQTQLVTVDGETRLDLDTLLKASAYILGTTGTGIVYKAVLENGTAFAVRRIETECCAAAKLKEFEREIRAIAKLRHPNLVRIRGFCWGDDEKLLISDYVSNTSLLCFFSASKTSSSSSSSSLQNPLSFEARLKIARGMARGLCYINEKKQVHGNMKPNNILLNAENEAIITDLGLDHLMTPARESQITGPTPYQPPEWSTSQKPNPKWDVYSFGVILLELLTGKVFSVDQDIDQFSNLSGSETEEKGRFMRLIDGPIRSDVSRHEDAAIVCFRLGIECVSSVPQKRPSMKEVVQVLGKVSL from the exons ATGACTTCCAACAGAAGCAATCTCCTGTTCTCATCAGTCCTCTTCCACCTTATTCTTGTCCCCACACAACTCCAAGCTCTTAACACTGATGGTGTTCTTCTGCTTGCTTTCAAATACTCCATCCTCAGTGACCCTCTCTCTGTTCTACGCAACTGGAACTATGAAGATGCAACACCATGCTTGTGGACAGGTGTCACCTGCACGGAGCTTGGGAAGCCTAACACTCCAGACACGCTCAGAGTTACAAGCTTGGTACTTCCAAACAAAAACCTGTCGGGTTCCGTCACTCCGGACTTGTTCTCTCTGCCGCATCTAAGGATCTTGGATCTGTCCACCAATTTCTTCAACGGGTCACTCCCTGACTCGGTCTTCAACGCCACTGAGCTTCAGAATATCTCCCTTGGAAGCAACAATCTCTCTGGTGATTTGCCCAAGAGTATCAATAGTGTGATTAATCTCCAGCTCTTGGATCTTTCAGCTAACGCATTTACTGGAAAAGTTCCTCCCAGCCTCTCACTTGTGAAGAATCTAACGGTCATTTCCTTGACAAAGAACTCATTCTCAGGTGATATCCCAAGTGGTTTCGAAGCAGCACAGGTTCTTGATCTTTCCTCAAATCTTCTCAACGGCTCTCTTCCCAAGGATTTGGGAGGCAAAAGCCTGCATTACTTAAACGTATCACACAACAAAATCTTGGGCGAGATTTCTCCAGGTTTTGCAGAGAAGTTTCCAGCAAATGCCACAGTCGATCTCTCCTTTAACAACCTCACAGGGCCAATCCCTACTTCCCCTTCTTTACTTAACCAAAAGGCCGCATATTTTTCTGGTAACCAAGAGTTGTGTGGGGAGCCATTGAAGACTCTCTGCTCAATCCCTTCTACTCTTTCCAACCCTCCAAATAGCTCTGAAACTACCCCACCTGCAATAGCAGTTAAACCAAGAAGCTCACCTCCAAAGGACCCTCTAACAGAAtcaccaaaccaaacagcaaAAAGCAAGCTAAAGCCAAGCACCATTGCCGCAATCACAGTTGGAGATATAGCTGGTCTAGCTATCATTGGTCTACTTGTGCTCTATGTATACCAGGTCAGAAAACGCAGAAGGTATCCTGAGTCCAGCAGATTCAGCTTCTTTAAGTTCTGTCTGGAGAAAAACGAAGCCAAGAAATCCAATCACCACCAAACGCAAAGCACCGCGGAGGTCACAGTCACAGATTCACCAGATGCAAAAGCGGCATGCGGTTCATGCATAATCTTGACCGGAGGAAGGTACGACGAGACATCGACATCAGAGAGCGACGTAGAGAATCAGCAAACCGTTGAGGCATTTAGTCGAACAGATGGTGGGCGACTAAAACAGAGTCCTCAAACTCAATTGGTTACAGTCGACGGCGAGACTCGGCTAGATCTAGATACTCTACTAAAAGCATCAGCTTACATATTGGGAACCACCGGAACCGGAATCGTTTACAAGGCGGTGCTGGAGAACGGCACGGCGTTCGCGGTGAGGCGGATCGAGACTGAGTGCTGTGCGGCGGCGAAACTCAAGGAGTTTGAGCGGGAGATTCGTGCCATTGCTAAGCTTCGACACCCAAATCTCGTCAGAATTCGTGGGTTCTGCTGGGGAGACGACGAGAAGCTTCTAATCTCCGACTATGTTTCCAATACCagcctcctctgtttcttctccgcCA GTAAGACAAGCTCAAGCTCGTCGTCTTCGTCATTACAAAACCCTCTTAGTTTCGAGGCACGGCTCAAGATAGCAAGAGGAATGGCTCGAGGACTATGTTACATCAACGAGAAGAAACAGGTGCATGGTAACATGAAGCCCAATAACATTCTCTTGAACGCTGAGAATGAGGCCATCATCACCGATTTAGGGCTAGACCACCTCATGACACCAGCGCGTGAATCTCAAATCACTGGACCAACACCGTACCAGCCGCCGGAATGGTCAACGAGccagaaaccaaaccctaaatGGGACGTTTATTCCTTCGGCGTCATACTCTTGGAACTTCTCACAGGCAAAGTGTTTTCGGTGGATCAAGATATAGATCAGTTCTCAAACTTATCCGGTTCTGAAACGGAAGAGAAAGGCCGGTTCATGAGGTTGATTGACGGTCCAATCAGAAGCGATGTGTCTCGCCACGAGGATGCTGCAATCGTGTGCTTTAGGTTAGGGATTGAATGTGTCTCTTCCGTGCCTCAGAAGCGACCGTCCATGAAAGAAGTGGTTCAAGTGTTGGGGAAAGTGAGCCTTTAA
- the LOC104716720 gene encoding uncharacterized protein LOC104716720 codes for MALAVFRFCVMSRITNGVTRKLKEAATCRKKPGYVYNRSDDLNLMEWDDYWNCPRGHVEGLYDDEYRRSVEEFNDLYASEPFASCVDEQERRERVLDHMFYWSI; via the exons atggcgtTGGCAGTTTTTCGATTTTGCGTGATGTCAAGAATAACAAACGGTGTGACTCGTAAACTGAAAGAAGCAGCAACCTGTCGGAAGAAACCGGGTTATGTCTACAATAGATCTGACGATCTGAATCTTATGGAGTGGGACGACTACTGGAATTGTCCTCGTGGTCATGTGGAAG GACTTTACGACGACGAGTATAGGCGTAGCGTAGAAGAATTCAACGACCTTTACGCAAGTGAGCCATTTGCTAGTTGTGTGGATGAacaagagagaagggagagagtgCTTGATCATATGTTTTATTGGAGTATATAG
- the LOC104716722 gene encoding receptor protein kinase-like protein At4g34220 isoform X1 has product MTSNRSNLLFSSVLFHLILVPTQLQALNTDGVLLLAFKYSILSDPLSVLRNWNYEDATPCLWTGVTCTELGKPNTPDTLRVTSLVLPNKNLSGSVTPDLFSLPHLRILDLSTNFFNGSLPDSVFNATELQNISLGSNNLSGDLPKSINSVINLQLLDLSANAFTGKVPPSLSLVKNLTVISLTKNSFSGDIPSGFEAAQVLDLSSNLLNGSLPKDLGGKSLHYLNVSHNKILGEISPGFAEKFPANATVDLSFNNLTGPIPTSPSLLNQKAAYFSGNQELCGEPLKTLCSIPSTLSNPPNSSETTPPAIAVKPRSSPPKDPLTESPNQTAKSKLKPSTIAAITVGDIAGLAIIGLLVLYVYQVRKRRRYPESSRFSFFKFCLEKNEAKKSNHHQTQSTAEVTVTDSPDAKAACGSCIILTGGRYDETSTSESDVENQQTVEAFSRTDGGRLKQSPQTQLVTVDGETRLDLDTLLKASAYILGTTGTGIVYKAVLENGTAFAVRRIETECCAAAKLKEFEREIRAIAKLRHPNLVRIRGFCWGDDEKLLISDYVSNTSLLCFFSASKTSSSSSSSSLQNPLSFEARLKIARGMARGLCYINEKKQVHGNMKPNNILLNAENEAIITDLGLDHLMTPARESQITGPTPYQPPEWSTSQKPNPKWDVYSFGVILLELLTGKVFSVDQDIDQFSNLSGSETEEKGRFMRLIDGPIRSDVSRHEDAAIVCFRLGIECVSSVPQKRPSMKEVVQVLGKVSL; this is encoded by the exons ATGACTTCCAACAGAAGCAATCTCCTGTTCTCATCAGTCCTCTTCCACCTTATTCTTGTCCCCACACAACTCCAAGCTCTTAACACTGATGGTGTTCTTCTGCTTGCTTTCAAATACTCCATCCTCAGTGACCCTCTCTCTGTTCTACGCAACTGGAACTATGAAGATGCAACACCATGCTTGTGGACAGGTGTCACCTGCACGGAGCTTGGGAAGCCTAACACTCCAGACACGCTCAGAGTTACAAGCTTGGTACTTCCAAACAAAAACCTGTCGGGTTCCGTCACTCCGGACTTGTTCTCTCTGCCGCATCTAAGGATCTTGGATCTGTCCACCAATTTCTTCAACGGGTCACTCCCTGACTCGGTCTTCAACGCCACTGAGCTTCAGAATATCTCCCTTGGAAGCAACAATCTCTCTGGTGATTTGCCCAAGAGTATCAATAGTGTGATTAATCTCCAGCTCTTGGATCTTTCAGCTAACGCATTTACTGGAAAAGTTCCTCCCAGCCTCTCACTTGTGAAGAATCTAACGGTCATTTCCTTGACAAAGAACTCATTCTCAGGTGATATCCCAAGTGGTTTCGAAGCAGCACAGGTTCTTGATCTTTCCTCAAATCTTCTCAACGGCTCTCTTCCCAAGGATTTGGGAGGCAAAAGCCTGCATTACTTAAACGTATCACACAACAAAATCTTGGGCGAGATTTCTCCAGGTTTTGCAGAGAAGTTTCCAGCAAATGCCACAGTCGATCTCTCCTTTAACAACCTCACAGGGCCAATCCCTACTTCCCCTTCTTTACTTAACCAAAAGGCCGCATATTTTTCTGGTAACCAAGAGTTGTGTGGGGAGCCATTGAAGACTCTCTGCTCAATCCCTTCTACTCTTTCCAACCCTCCAAATAGCTCTGAAACTACCCCACCTGCAATAGCAGTTAAACCAAGAAGCTCACCTCCAAAGGACCCTCTAACAGAAtcaccaaaccaaacagcaaAAAGCAAGCTAAAGCCAAGCACCATTGCCGCAATCACAGTTGGAGATATAGCTGGTCTAGCTATCATTGGTCTACTTGTGCTCTATGTATACCAGGTCAGAAAACGCAGAAGGTATCCTGAGTCCAGCAGATTCAGCTTCTTTAAGTTCTGTCTGGAGAAAAACGAAGCCAAGAAATCCAATCACCACCAAACGCAAAGCACCGCGGAGGTCACAGTCACAGATTCACCAGATGCAAAAGCGGCATGCGGTTCATGCATAATCTTGACCGGAGGAAGGTACGACGAGACATCGACATCAGAGAGCGACGTAGAGAATCAGCAAACCGTTGAGGCATTTAGTCGAACAGATGGTGGGCGACTAAAACAGAGTCCTCAAACTCAATTGGTTACAGTCGACGGCGAGACTCGGCTAGATCTAGATACTCTACTAAAAGCATCAGCTTACATATTGGGAACCACCGGAACCGGAATCGTTTACAAG GCGGTGCTGGAGAACGGCACGGCGTTCGCGGTGAGGCGGATCGAGACTGAGTGCTGTGCGGCGGCGAAACTCAAGGAGTTTGAGCGGGAGATTCGTGCCATTGCTAAGCTTCGACACCCAAATCTCGTCAGAATTCGTGGGTTCTGCTGGGGAGACGACGAGAAGCTTCTAATCTCCGACTATGTTTCCAATACCagcctcctctgtttcttctccgcCA GTAAGACAAGCTCAAGCTCGTCGTCTTCGTCATTACAAAACCCTCTTAGTTTCGAGGCACGGCTCAAGATAGCAAGAGGAATGGCTCGAGGACTATGTTACATCAACGAGAAGAAACAGGTGCATGGTAACATGAAGCCCAATAACATTCTCTTGAACGCTGAGAATGAGGCCATCATCACCGATTTAGGGCTAGACCACCTCATGACACCAGCGCGTGAATCTCAAATCACTGGACCAACACCGTACCAGCCGCCGGAATGGTCAACGAGccagaaaccaaaccctaaatGGGACGTTTATTCCTTCGGCGTCATACTCTTGGAACTTCTCACAGGCAAAGTGTTTTCGGTGGATCAAGATATAGATCAGTTCTCAAACTTATCCGGTTCTGAAACGGAAGAGAAAGGCCGGTTCATGAGGTTGATTGACGGTCCAATCAGAAGCGATGTGTCTCGCCACGAGGATGCTGCAATCGTGTGCTTTAGGTTAGGGATTGAATGTGTCTCTTCCGTGCCTCAGAAGCGACCGTCCATGAAAGAAGTGGTTCAAGTGTTGGGGAAAGTGAGCCTTTAA
- the LOC104716722 gene encoding receptor protein kinase-like protein At4g34220 isoform X2, whose protein sequence is MTSNRSNLLFSLVLFHLILVPTQLQALNTDGVLLLAFKYSILSDPLSVLRNWNYEDATPCLWTGVTCTELGKPNTPDTLRVTSLVLPNKNLSGSVTPDLFSLPHLRILDLSTNFFNGSLPDSVFNATELQNISLGSNNLSGDLPKSINSVINLQLLDLSANAFTGKVPPSLSLVKNLTVISLTKNSFSGDIPSGFEAAQVLDLSSNLLNGSLPKDLGGKSLHYLNVSHNKILGEISPGFAEKFPANATVDLSFNNLTGPIPTSPSLLNQKAAYFSGNQELCGEPLKTLCSIPSTLSNPPNSSETTPPAIAVKPRSSPPKDPLTESPNQTAKSKLKPSTIAAITVGDIAGLAIIGLLVLYVYQVRKRRRYPESSRFSFFKFCLEKNEAKKSNHHQTQSTAEVTVTDSPDAKAACGSCIILTGGRYDETSTSESDVENQQTVEAFSRTDGGRLKQSPQTQLVTVDGETRLDLDTLLKASAYILGTTGTGIVYKAVLENGTAFAVRRIETECCAAAKLKEFEREIRAIAKLRHPNLVRIRGFCWGDDEKLLISDYVSNTSLLCFFSASKTSSSSSSSSLQNPLSFEARLKIARGMARGLCYINEKKQVHGNMKPNNILLNAENEAIITDLGLDHLMTPARESQITGPTPYQPPEWSTSQKPNPKWDVYSFGVILLELLTGKVFSVDQDIDQFSNLSGSETEEKGRFMRLIDGPIRSDVSRHEDAAIVCFRLGIECVSSVPQKRPSMKEVVQVLGKVSL, encoded by the exons ATGACTTCCAACAGAAGCAATCTCCTGTTCTCATT AGTCCTCTTCCACCTTATTCTTGTCCCCACACAACTCCAAGCTCTTAACACTGATGGTGTTCTTCTGCTTGCTTTCAAATACTCCATCCTCAGTGACCCTCTCTCTGTTCTACGCAACTGGAACTATGAAGATGCAACACCATGCTTGTGGACAGGTGTCACCTGCACGGAGCTTGGGAAGCCTAACACTCCAGACACGCTCAGAGTTACAAGCTTGGTACTTCCAAACAAAAACCTGTCGGGTTCCGTCACTCCGGACTTGTTCTCTCTGCCGCATCTAAGGATCTTGGATCTGTCCACCAATTTCTTCAACGGGTCACTCCCTGACTCGGTCTTCAACGCCACTGAGCTTCAGAATATCTCCCTTGGAAGCAACAATCTCTCTGGTGATTTGCCCAAGAGTATCAATAGTGTGATTAATCTCCAGCTCTTGGATCTTTCAGCTAACGCATTTACTGGAAAAGTTCCTCCCAGCCTCTCACTTGTGAAGAATCTAACGGTCATTTCCTTGACAAAGAACTCATTCTCAGGTGATATCCCAAGTGGTTTCGAAGCAGCACAGGTTCTTGATCTTTCCTCAAATCTTCTCAACGGCTCTCTTCCCAAGGATTTGGGAGGCAAAAGCCTGCATTACTTAAACGTATCACACAACAAAATCTTGGGCGAGATTTCTCCAGGTTTTGCAGAGAAGTTTCCAGCAAATGCCACAGTCGATCTCTCCTTTAACAACCTCACAGGGCCAATCCCTACTTCCCCTTCTTTACTTAACCAAAAGGCCGCATATTTTTCTGGTAACCAAGAGTTGTGTGGGGAGCCATTGAAGACTCTCTGCTCAATCCCTTCTACTCTTTCCAACCCTCCAAATAGCTCTGAAACTACCCCACCTGCAATAGCAGTTAAACCAAGAAGCTCACCTCCAAAGGACCCTCTAACAGAAtcaccaaaccaaacagcaaAAAGCAAGCTAAAGCCAAGCACCATTGCCGCAATCACAGTTGGAGATATAGCTGGTCTAGCTATCATTGGTCTACTTGTGCTCTATGTATACCAGGTCAGAAAACGCAGAAGGTATCCTGAGTCCAGCAGATTCAGCTTCTTTAAGTTCTGTCTGGAGAAAAACGAAGCCAAGAAATCCAATCACCACCAAACGCAAAGCACCGCGGAGGTCACAGTCACAGATTCACCAGATGCAAAAGCGGCATGCGGTTCATGCATAATCTTGACCGGAGGAAGGTACGACGAGACATCGACATCAGAGAGCGACGTAGAGAATCAGCAAACCGTTGAGGCATTTAGTCGAACAGATGGTGGGCGACTAAAACAGAGTCCTCAAACTCAATTGGTTACAGTCGACGGCGAGACTCGGCTAGATCTAGATACTCTACTAAAAGCATCAGCTTACATATTGGGAACCACCGGAACCGGAATCGTTTACAAG GCGGTGCTGGAGAACGGCACGGCGTTCGCGGTGAGGCGGATCGAGACTGAGTGCTGTGCGGCGGCGAAACTCAAGGAGTTTGAGCGGGAGATTCGTGCCATTGCTAAGCTTCGACACCCAAATCTCGTCAGAATTCGTGGGTTCTGCTGGGGAGACGACGAGAAGCTTCTAATCTCCGACTATGTTTCCAATACCagcctcctctgtttcttctccgcCA GTAAGACAAGCTCAAGCTCGTCGTCTTCGTCATTACAAAACCCTCTTAGTTTCGAGGCACGGCTCAAGATAGCAAGAGGAATGGCTCGAGGACTATGTTACATCAACGAGAAGAAACAGGTGCATGGTAACATGAAGCCCAATAACATTCTCTTGAACGCTGAGAATGAGGCCATCATCACCGATTTAGGGCTAGACCACCTCATGACACCAGCGCGTGAATCTCAAATCACTGGACCAACACCGTACCAGCCGCCGGAATGGTCAACGAGccagaaaccaaaccctaaatGGGACGTTTATTCCTTCGGCGTCATACTCTTGGAACTTCTCACAGGCAAAGTGTTTTCGGTGGATCAAGATATAGATCAGTTCTCAAACTTATCCGGTTCTGAAACGGAAGAGAAAGGCCGGTTCATGAGGTTGATTGACGGTCCAATCAGAAGCGATGTGTCTCGCCACGAGGATGCTGCAATCGTGTGCTTTAGGTTAGGGATTGAATGTGTCTCTTCCGTGCCTCAGAAGCGACCGTCCATGAAAGAAGTGGTTCAAGTGTTGGGGAAAGTGAGCCTTTAA
- the LOC104716721 gene encoding cinnamyl alcohol dehydrogenase 5 encodes MGIMETERKTTGWAARDPSGILSPYTYTLRETGAEDVRIRIICCGICHTDLHQTKNDLGMSNYPMVPGHEVVGEVVEVGSGVSKFTAGDIVGVGCLVGCCGCCSPCERDLEQYCPKKIWSYNDVYIDGQPTQGGFAKATVVHQKFVVKIPEGMAVEQAAPLLCAGVTVYSPLSHFGLKRPGLRGGILGLGGVGHMGVKIAKAMGHHVTVISSSNKKREEALQDLGADNYVIGSDQAKMSELADSLDYVIDTVPVHHALEPYLSLLKLDGKLILMGVINNPLQFLTPLLMLGRKVITGSFIGSMKETEEMLEFCKEKGLSSMIEVVKMDYVNTAFERLEKNDVRYRFVVDVEGSKLDA; translated from the exons atGGGAATAATGGAGACTGAGAGGAAAACAACTGGCTGGGCTGCCAGAGACCCATCTGGGATTCTCTCCCCTTACACTTACACTCTCAG aGAGACTGGAGCAGAGGATGTACGCATAAGAATCATTTGCTGTGGAATCTGTCACACCGATCTTCATCAAACCAAAAATGATCTCGGCATGTCTAACTACCCCATGGTTCCTGG GCACGAGGTTGTAGGAGAAGTAGTTGAGGTGGGATCAGGTGTGAGCAAGTTCACCGCAGGGGATATAGTCGGAGTTGGTTGTCTCGTTGGATGTTGTGGATGTTGTAGCCCCTGTGAGAGAGATCTGGAACAGTATTGTCCCAAGAAGATTTGGAGCTATAATGATGTTTACATAGATGGTCAACCTACACAAGGCGGCTTCGCTAAAGCCACCGTCGTTCACCAAAa GTTTGTGGTGAAGATTCCAGAAGGAATGGCGGTTGAGCAGGCTGCGCCGCTTCTATGCGCTGGTGTGACGGTGTACAGTCCACTAAGCCACTTCGGTTTGAAACGACCAGGCCTAAGAGGAGGCATACTAGGGTTAGGTGGGGTTGGTCACATGGGTGTGAAAATAGCCAAAGCAATGGGTCACCATGTGACGGTCATTAGCTCATCaaacaagaagagagaagaggctCTGCAAGATCTTGGAGCCGATAATTACGTGATTGGATCCGACCAAGCAAAGATGAGCGAACTGGCTGATTCGTTGGATTACGTAATTGACACGGTTCCCGTTCATCACGCACTTGAGCCTTATCTGTCTCTGCTTAAGCTTGATGGGAAGCTCATTCTCATGGGAGTCATCAACAATCCTTTGCAGTTTCTCACTCCTCTGCTTATGCTTG GGAGGAAAGTGATAACCGGGAGTTTCATAGGGAGCATGAAAGAGACAGAGGAGATGCTTGAGTTCTGTAAGGAAAAGGGTTTGAGTTCAATGATCGAAGTTGTGAAGATGGATTATGTTAACACTGCGTTTGAAAGACTCGAGAAGAACGATGTGCGTTACAGGTTCGTCGTTGATGTCGAAGGAAGCAAACTCGACGCTTGA
- the LOC104716719 gene encoding aldehyde dehydrogenase family 3 member I1, chloroplastic — MTKLLEMNHTLCFASRTRLNVATSPFVISSGGGRGYCSKTCLPYRLKFTWYATLSAVVKEHNKSGFNGKEAALLVDELRNNFNTGRTKSYEWRISQLQNISRMLDEKEKCITEALYQDLSKPELEAFLAEISNTKSSCTLAIKELKNWMAPDTVETSVTTFPSSAQIVSEPLGVVLVISAWNFPFLLSVEPVIGAISAGNAVVLKPSEIAPATSTLLAKLFSEYLDKTTIRVIEGGVPETTALLDQKWDKIFFTGGARVARIIMAAAAKHLTPVVLELGGKCPALVDSDVNLQVAARRIIAGKWACNNGQACIGVDYVITTKDFASRLIDALKTELKTFFGEKPLESKDLSRIVNSFHFKRLERMLKENGVANKIVHGGQTIEEKLKISPTIVVDVPEASSIMQEEIFGPLLPVVTVEKIEDGFQVIRSKPKPLAAYLFSNNKELQEQFVQGVSAGGISINDTVLHVTVKDLPFGGVGESGIGAYHGKFSYETFSHKKGVLYRSFSGDADLRYPPYTPKKKMVLKALLSSNIFAAILAFFGFSQDSS; from the exons ATGACGAAGCTTCTAGAGATGAATCATACCCTTTGTTTTGCCAGTCGTACCAG ATTAAACGTAGCAACTTCACCCTTTGTGATATCTAGTGGTGGTGGTAGAGGATATTGCAGCAAAACTTGCTTACCTTATCGCTTAAAATT TACTTGGTATGCAACACTATCTGCTGTGGTCAAGGAGCACAACAAATCAGGTTTTAATGGAAAAGAAGCAGCTTTGCTTGTAGATGAGCTCAGAAACAACTTCAACACTGGCAGAACAAAGAGCTACGAGTGGAGAATTTCTCAGCTTCAAAACATTTCCAGGATGCTTGACGAGAAGGAGAAATGCATCACCGAAGCTTTGTATCAAGATCTTTCCAAGCCTGAGCTTGAAGCTTTTCTAGCTGAG ATTTCGAATACAAAGTCATCTTGTACGCTTGCAATCAAAGAGTTGAAGAACTGGATGGCTCCAGATACG GTCGAAACTTCTGTGACAACATTTCCCTCGTCTGCACAAATTGTCTCAGAACCACTTGGAGTTGTTTTGGTTATCTCAGCCTGGAATTTCCCTTTCT tATTGTCTGTTGAGCCAGTCATTGGAGCTATTTCAGCTGGTAATGCGGTTGTGCTAAAACCTTCTGAAATTGCTCCAGCAACATCTACTCTTTTAGCAAAGTTGTTCAGTGAATACTTGGACAAAACAACAATCAGAGTTATCGAAGGAGGAGTTCCTGAAACAACGGCACTACTGGATCAAAAATGGGACAAGATATTCTTCACTg GTGGAGCAAGAGTTGCTCGCATTATAATGGCTGCAGCTGCGAAACATCTTACTCCAGTGGTTCTTGAACTTGGTGGAAAATGTCCAGCTCTTGTTGATTCAGATGTTAATCTACAA GTGGCTGCTAGGAGGATTATCGCAGGGAAATGGGCTTGTAACAATGGACAGGCTTGCATTGGCGTCGATTACGTGATCACAACAAAGGATTTTGCATCGAGATTG ATAGATGCTCTGAAGACTGAATTGAAGACATTTTTTGGGGAAAAACCATTAGAATCAAAGGACCTGTCACGGATTGTGAACTCTTTCCACTTCAAACGCTTGGAAAGAATGTTAAAAGAGAATGGAGTCGCCAACAAAATTGTTCATGGAGGCCAAACGATCGAAGAGAAGCT AAAAATATCTCCAACGATAGTAGTGGATGTGCCTGAAGCATCTTCCATAATGCAAGAAGAGATATTTGGACCATTGCTTCCTGTAGTTACCGTTGAAAAGATTGAAGATGGCTTTCAAGTTATACGTTCAAAGCCAAAGCCTTTAGCAGCGTATCTCTTCTCAAACAACAAAGAGTTGCAGGAACAATTCGTGCAGGGTGTGTCTGCAGGAGGAATTAGCATCAATGACACCGTCTTACAC GTAACTGTAAAAGATCTACCATTTGGAGGGGTCGGGGAGAGCGGGATCGGGGCTTACCATGGGAAATTCTCGTATGAGACGTTTAGCCATAAGAAAGGAGTTCTTTATAGAAGCTTCTCCGGGGACGCGGATCTTAGATATCCTCCTTACACACCAAAAAAGAAGATGGTGCTTAAGGCTTTGCTCTCTTCAAACATATTTGCTGCCATTTTGGCTTTCTTTGGGTTCTCTCAAGACTCATCATGA